DNA from Borreliella burgdorferi B31:
TTTAATGAAAATTGACAATATTTTAATTAAAAAAGATATTTTTAGCAAAATAGAAGAAATAGATGGAAAAAAAGTATACTATACGAAAATATTTAAACATTTAATTGATTTTAAAGTTACTAACAAAGAACAAAGATTAAGACTTGTATTCCAAGAATTTAATAATAACAATAAAGATTATTATTTTTTTAATCTTTTTTCATTGGGAAAAAATGATAAATTTTTGGGAATAAAATATGGATGGGATTACCTTGAAAAACCCTTCTTTCTTAAAAAAGAAGACAATAAAATTTATGCAATAAAGAAACTCTATTATATAGAGTTTAGGTTTAAAAAAGGATCCGTCAAGTCTTACATATTATCTTTAAGAACTTTGTTGAGAAAAAATGAAAAAGAAAGCACTGAGTATTATCAGTTTACGCTAAATCATCTAGAAAAAATGGAAAGTAAAGTATACAAATTTTACAATAAAAAATCACCGGATGGAGGAATTTTAAAAAAA
Protein-coding regions in this window:
- a CDS encoding DUF226 domain-containing protein; this encodes MSKLLEKLKQKKTLMKIDNILIKKDIFSKIEEIDGKKVYYTKIFKHLIDFKVTNKEQRLRLVFQEFNNNNKDYYFFNLFSLGKNDKFLGIKYGWDYLEKPFFLKKEDNKIYAIKKLYYIEFRFKKGSVKSYILSLRTLLRKNEKESTEYYQFTLNHLEKMESKVYKFYNKKSPDGGILKKWILKNQIL